A single genomic interval of Schistocerca americana isolate TAMUIC-IGC-003095 chromosome 2, iqSchAmer2.1, whole genome shotgun sequence harbors:
- the LOC124594105 gene encoding uncharacterized protein LOC124594105, whose translation MSKKHAHTKKYTPEEALELLFPLPSDPEDSETESDEASEDEFVSDVDPCLVPQPNVNNSANNSCSMDVDISSDSTVSAEEPLAEEEWSDDTTIFDFLRVDTKGEPAVNHPLTKHSTERDYFLSLFTNEMLEYVVQLTNLYAEQQKQKRQSGQTICETIHINDNRLNPPRGHPNHDKLHKIRPLITFLNNTIPKPYTASKVLAVDEGMIPFKGRSSLKQYMPLKPVKRGYKVWCLADSKTGYVIKFDIYTGKSNDGCTKNSLGERVVISLTQDLKYSNSLVATDNFLSTVNLMQMLLNNGIYSIGTVRAN comes from the exons ATGTCAAAGAAGCACGCCCATACTAAGAAATACACACCAGAAGAAGCATTGGAGTTGCTATTTCCACTACCTAGCGATCCTGAGGATTCTGAAACAGAAAGTGATGAAGCGTCAGAAGACGAATTTGTTTCAGACGTTGATCCATGTTTGGTTCCACAACCTAATGTCAATAACAGTGCAAACAATTCTTGCTCCATGGACGTCGATATTTCTAGTGACAGTACCGTAAGTGCAGAAGAGCCATTGGCAGAAGAGGAATGGTCCGATGACACTACTATTTTCGACTTTCTTCGCGTTGATACAAAAGGAGAACCAGCTGTCAACCACCCATTAACAAAACACAGCACAGAAAGAGACTACTTCCTTTCTTTATTTACCAATGAGATGCTGGAGTATGTGGTTCAGCTGACAAATCTGTATGCAGAGCAACAGAAACaaaaacggcaatctggtcagact atatgtgaaACTATTCACATAAATGACAACAGGCTGAATCCTCCAAGAGGGCATCCAAACCACGATAAACTTCACAAGATCAGACCTCTTATAACCTTTCTGAACAACACAATTCCTAAGCCATACACTGCTAGTAAGGTATTGGCTGTGGATGAAGGCATGATACCTTTCAAGGGACGGTCTTCGCTCAAGCAGTATATGCCTCTCAAGCCAGTAAAACGAGGATACAAGGTATGGTGTTTAGCAGATTCAAAGACTGGCTATGTCATAAAATTTGATATTTACACAGGAAAATCAAATGATGGATGTACAAAAAATTCTCTGGGAGAGCGTGTAGTCATCAGCCTCACCCAAGACCTGAAATATAGTAACAGTTTAGTAGCGACTGACAACTTCCTCAGCACAGTGAATCTAATGCAAATGCTTTTGAACAATGGAATATACTCTATAGGGACTGTCAGAGCAAACTAA